ACAATGGGTGCAGGTGACGTTGTTAATATAAATAAGTTAATCGTTGAGTAACAAAAAAGACGACTGAGAAGTCGTCTTTTTTGTTGCCTCCCCTTGAGGGGAAGTGTCACGAGGTACGAGTGACGGAGAGGGCTTTACTTCGCCGCAGGTATTTTAACGGTAAATTCCGTATATTTATTCTTTTTTGAGTAAACCTTAATACTTCCTTTGCAAGCGGTTGTGATAGCTTTTGCTATTGCAAGACCAAGCCCGTAACCGCCGCTTTCTCTTGCTCTTGACTTGTCCTCACGATAGAAACGTTCAAATATTTGTTTTTGTGCGTCTTCAGAAATTCCGACACCTGTATTTCTGACTGTCAATACCGCATCAGATGATTCGTGAGTAAGAGTTATATTAATATCGCCGGATTTCGGTGTGTATTTGACTGCGTTGTCAAGAAGTATCATAACAAGCTGTTTAAGCTGTTCGGTCGAGCCGTTTACGAATAAATCGGGAGTGATGTCGTAAGTAAGGTTTACGTTGTTTTCAAAAATGACTGCCTCCATAAGAAGTATAACGCTTTCGGCTGCCTCCGAAAATGAAACCTTGCTGAAAATCACGTTTCTGTCGTCGTGGTCAATTCTTGCGAGATAAAGTAGGTCATTTGTGAGTTTTGCCATTCTTTCAGTCTCTGTTTTAATGTAATCAAGCCATTTTTTTTCTTCGCCTATAGTGTTTTCCTGATGTGACAGAAGTACGTCAACATTTGTGTTAATTGTTGTAAGCGGTGTTTTCAGTTCGTGTGACGCGTCTGCGACAAACTGTTTTTGCTTGTTGTACGATTCTTCAACCGGCTTGATTGAACGGTTTGCGGACGACAGACTGATTAAAAATGCTACCGTAAGTGCAACTACGCCGACTAAAAGAAGTATCAAAAATAAATTTCTAAGCATTGCGTGTTCGGCTTGACATTCCGTAAATGCAATTATAAAACCTGTATCAAGCGGTACAACTTTGTATGACCAGTAACCGTTTGACGAACGGATTTGTCCGTTGTCCTCCGAACCGTAAATAATATCGTTT
Above is a genomic segment from Hominilimicola fabiformis containing:
- a CDS encoding sensor histidine kinase, coding for MFKKLRNKLLIINTLIIAALVLSSFSVIYIMTAQNVNKSISQKLDRAIEFIRPDHNPRQKDNMQKPIDDVPPNQNGNVPPNPNTADPNADNINKSDKQKQEFSLTFTVTTDTDGNVEKVNAPFDLTEDFYTDKINDIIYGSEDNGQIRSSNGYWSYKVVPLDTGFIIAFTECQAEHAMLRNLFLILLLVGVVALTVAFLISLSSANRSIKPVEESYNKQKQFVADASHELKTPLTTINTNVDVLLSHQENTIGEEKKWLDYIKTETERMAKLTNDLLYLARIDHDDRNVIFSKVSFSEAAESVILLMEAVIFENNVNLTYDITPDLFVNGSTEQLKQLVMILLDNAVKYTPKSGDINITLTHESSDAVLTVRNTGVGISEDAQKQIFERFYREDKSRARESGGYGLGLAIAKAITTACKGSIKVYSKKNKYTEFTVKIPAAK